A genomic stretch from Cryomorphaceae bacterium 1068 includes:
- a CDS encoding CopD family protein codes for MPKMYYTAKALHLIFMVAWFAGLFYMPRLFIYQTEASQKPEAERKALVDQLKLMSNRLWYIITWPAFVLTFCFGITMLVMMPDWLQQPWMHVKLGFLALLIGYHFSLHWLYGKLQKGEYPLTSMQLRFYNEAATILLFAIVFTATFKNTMSGLYGILGIVGLGVLLSFGIMLYKKFRKD; via the coding sequence ATGCCCAAGATGTACTACACCGCTAAAGCGTTACACCTGATTTTTATGGTGGCCTGGTTTGCAGGGCTTTTCTACATGCCTCGCTTGTTTATTTATCAAACGGAGGCTTCTCAGAAACCCGAAGCAGAAAGAAAGGCATTGGTTGATCAGCTGAAGTTGATGTCAAACAGGCTTTGGTATATCATTACATGGCCTGCTTTTGTCTTAACATTCTGTTTCGGAATCACTATGTTGGTAATGATGCCCGATTGGCTGCAGCAGCCTTGGATGCACGTCAAGTTGGGATTTCTAGCCTTGCTAATAGGATATCACTTTTCGTTGCACTGGCTGTATGGCAAATTGCAAAAAGGAGAATATCCATTGACCAGCATGCAGTTGCGCTTTTACAATGAAGCTGCGACGATTCTGTTATTTGCAATTGTATTCACTGCAACGTTTAAAAACACCATGAGCGGCCTATATGGAATTCTTGGAATAGTAGGTCTTGGTGTGCTTCTCAGCTTTGGAATAATGCTCTATAAAAAATTCAGAAAGGACTAG
- the gdhA gene encoding NADP-specific glutamate dehydrogenase encodes MKAHQSLIDSFMDQVRAKNPHEAEFLQAVEEVAEVIIPYLEENPKYKKAKILERMVEPERTIMFRVPWLDDEGNVQVNRGYRVEFNSAIGPYKGGLRFHPSVNLSILKFLGFEQVFKNSLTTLPMGGGKGGSDFDPKGKSDNEVMRFCQSFMTELSRHIGPDTDVPAGDIGVGGREIGYMFGQYKRIRNEFTGVLTGKGFNWGGSRIRPEATGYGCVYFAQEMLKLKNDSLEGKVVAISGSGNVAQYAFQKVIQLGGKVVTVSDSGGYVHCENGLHSDAFAKLQEIKNERRGRISELAEEIEGVEYVEGERAWNVPYNVDIALPCATQNELTKEDAEKLIEKGVFLVAEGANMPTTPEAIEVFHEKNVAFAPGKASNAGGVATSGLEMSQNSIRMSWPAEKVDERLRSIMIDIHAACVKYGRLNGKIDYVKGANLAGFVKVADAMMDQGVV; translated from the coding sequence ATGAAAGCGCATCAATCGCTTATCGATTCATTTATGGATCAAGTACGCGCCAAAAATCCACACGAGGCTGAGTTTCTTCAGGCCGTAGAGGAGGTAGCGGAAGTGATCATTCCTTACTTGGAAGAAAACCCCAAGTATAAAAAAGCCAAAATTCTAGAGCGAATGGTAGAGCCAGAAAGAACAATCATGTTCAGGGTGCCATGGCTAGATGATGAAGGAAATGTTCAAGTAAATCGCGGATACCGTGTTGAGTTTAACTCAGCAATCGGACCTTATAAAGGTGGTTTGCGATTTCACCCATCAGTGAACTTGAGTATTTTGAAATTTCTTGGCTTCGAGCAGGTTTTCAAAAACAGCTTAACCACTTTACCTATGGGCGGTGGTAAAGGGGGGTCTGACTTCGATCCAAAAGGAAAATCCGACAATGAGGTAATGCGTTTTTGCCAGAGCTTTATGACGGAACTTTCTCGCCACATTGGCCCTGATACTGATGTACCTGCGGGAGATATTGGAGTTGGTGGACGCGAAATCGGTTACATGTTCGGTCAGTACAAACGCATCCGAAATGAATTTACCGGAGTACTTACGGGGAAAGGATTTAACTGGGGAGGATCTCGAATTCGCCCTGAAGCAACAGGATACGGTTGCGTATATTTTGCACAGGAGATGCTCAAGCTGAAGAATGATTCTTTGGAAGGAAAGGTCGTAGCGATCAGCGGTTCAGGTAATGTTGCTCAGTATGCTTTCCAAAAGGTCATCCAACTAGGAGGAAAAGTAGTGACTGTGAGCGATTCTGGAGGATACGTTCATTGCGAAAATGGCTTACACAGCGATGCTTTTGCGAAACTTCAGGAGATTAAGAACGAGCGCCGTGGTCGAATTAGCGAATTGGCAGAAGAAATCGAAGGTGTTGAGTATGTTGAAGGTGAGCGTGCCTGGAATGTTCCTTACAACGTTGACATTGCTTTGCCATGTGCTACGCAAAACGAGTTGACAAAAGAGGATGCTGAAAAACTCATTGAAAAAGGAGTTTTCTTGGTGGCAGAAGGCGCCAATATGCCTACTACCCCTGAAGCGATTGAAGTTTTTCATGAGAAAAATGTAGCCTTTGCTCCTGGAAAGGCAAGTAACGCGGGAGGTGTGGCCACTTCAGGACTTGAAATGAGCCAAAACTCCATTCGTATGTCTTGGCCTGCTGAGAAAGTAGACGAACGTCTTCGCAGTATTATGATAGACATTCACGCAGCCTGCGTAAAATATGGCCGTTTGAATGGTAAAATAGATTACGTAAAAGGCGCTAATCTTGCCGGATTCGTAAAAGTAGCTGACGCCATGATGGATCAAGGCGTCGTTTAA
- a CDS encoding glycosyltransferase family 9 protein codes for MTKVLIIRFSSIGDIVLTTPVVRNLFQQMYEGAEIHFLTKTQFKSLLEPNPYIAKVYGIEKSTNEVIEDLKEERYDYVIDLHMNLRSARVKRSLKMISFSFKKYNWQKWLLVNFGINKMPKVHIVDRYMETLKPFSIENDGKGLDYFFPEGEDAPPSELPQSHKAGYIAVAIGAAHWRKKPRLKQYIEICQKINNPIILLGGPSEKEGGNEIASACGSKVWNAAGKFNLNGSASLIRDSKLVITPDTGMMHIASAFKKPIISFWGATVPDFGMYPYLNENLDERISADHLGKRPCSKLGTKCKYKECLCIDELPISKAIEVANSQIAPLTP; via the coding sequence TTGACGAAAGTCCTGATTATTCGGTTCAGCTCCATCGGCGATATTGTTCTGACGACACCCGTTGTGCGAAATCTATTCCAACAGATGTACGAAGGAGCAGAGATACACTTTCTTACCAAGACTCAGTTTAAGTCTCTACTTGAACCAAATCCATACATCGCAAAAGTTTACGGAATTGAGAAGAGTACCAATGAAGTAATCGAAGACCTCAAAGAGGAGCGTTATGACTACGTAATAGACTTGCATATGAACCTTCGCTCTGCGAGGGTAAAGCGGTCACTCAAAATGATTTCATTCAGTTTCAAGAAGTACAATTGGCAAAAATGGTTGCTCGTGAATTTTGGGATTAATAAAATGCCAAAAGTGCACATTGTCGATCGCTATATGGAGACTTTAAAGCCTTTTAGCATTGAGAATGATGGCAAAGGGCTGGACTATTTTTTTCCGGAAGGAGAAGATGCACCACCTTCAGAATTGCCCCAATCCCATAAAGCGGGATATATAGCGGTAGCTATTGGCGCTGCTCATTGGCGGAAAAAGCCAAGGCTGAAGCAGTACATCGAGATTTGCCAAAAAATCAATAACCCTATAATCTTATTGGGTGGGCCATCGGAAAAAGAGGGCGGAAATGAAATTGCCTCGGCCTGCGGTAGCAAGGTTTGGAATGCCGCGGGGAAATTTAACTTGAACGGATCGGCATCACTCATTCGAGATTCAAAACTGGTTATTACACCGGACACCGGGATGATGCACATTGCGTCGGCTTTTAAAAAGCCTATTATCTCTTTTTGGGGGGCAACGGTTCCTGATTTCGGGATGTATCCGTATTTAAATGAAAATCTGGATGAGCGCATCTCAGCAGATCATCTCGGAAAGCGACCTTGCTCCAAGCTTGGCACTAAGTGTAAGTATAAGGAGTGTCTTTGTATTGACGAATTGCCCATCTCAAAGGCAATAGAGGTCGCTAATTCTCAAATAGCGCCTTTAACTCCGTAG
- a CDS encoding MotA/TolQ/ExbB proton channel family protein, translating into MAETMDEETAAVETQQTFHQRIKDTFIDGGPFFMSFVLICLILGLALCIERIIYLNMASTNKVKLLKDVEDALASGGVEAAKDVCRNTRGPIASIFYQGLERYDEGIDMVEKSVVSYGGVQMGLLEKGLSWISLFIALAPMLGFMGTVIGMIDAFEAIARENNISPGVVATGIKVALITTVSGLIVAIILQIFYNYIVSKVDGIVNDMEDASISLVDMLLRHKTTKA; encoded by the coding sequence ATGGCAGAGACCATGGATGAGGAGACTGCTGCAGTTGAAACCCAACAAACGTTTCACCAAAGAATAAAAGACACATTCATCGATGGTGGACCATTCTTTATGTCCTTCGTATTGATCTGTTTGATCCTTGGTCTGGCATTGTGTATTGAGCGTATTATTTACCTCAACATGGCTTCTACCAACAAAGTGAAACTTTTGAAAGACGTTGAAGATGCATTGGCATCAGGAGGAGTTGAAGCTGCAAAAGACGTTTGTCGCAATACTCGAGGTCCTATCGCTTCTATCTTCTATCAAGGTTTGGAGCGCTACGACGAAGGAATCGATATGGTTGAAAAATCAGTTGTTTCTTACGGAGGTGTGCAAATGGGTCTTTTGGAAAAAGGGCTTTCTTGGATTTCACTCTTTATCGCTCTTGCGCCAATGCTAGGTTTCATGGGAACGGTAATTGGTATGATCGATGCATTCGAAGCGATCGCTCGTGAAAACAACATCTCTCCCGGTGTAGTTGCAACTGGTATTAAGGTGGCATTGATCACCACGGTATCGGGACTTATCGTAGCCATCATCCTTCAGATTTTTTACAATTACATCGTTTCTAAAGTAGACGGAATCGTAAATGATATGGAAGATGCTTCTATCTCTTTGGTAGATATGCTTCTTCGTCACAAAACAACTAAAGCGTAG
- the dprA gene encoding DNA-processing protein DprA encodes MTKIPVNKDEIFYRLALSEVENVGIKTAKKLIGHFGSAQEIFRLSGRELMQVQGMAQHRAISIAGFSNWAKVEREFDYAESNGIKVISYTDDQYPNRLKHCEDGPLVIFVKGDANLSASRMLSIVGTRKLTEYGKSMTRRLVESLVPYGITVVSGLAYGVDGEAHKACVDFGVTTIAVLGHGLNKIYPSAHTRLANEMVEKGGALISEFSIESKPDRENFPQRNRIVAGMCDATLVIESAAKGGSIITAELANDYHRDVFAIPGRVGDPRSEGCNKLIKGHRAALFESVKDLEYVMGWSLPEKAKPVQKKIFVDLSPDEEAVLNLLRDKGRTQIDELSLSLKSPVSMAMVHLLNLELNGLVRSLPGKFYEAC; translated from the coding sequence ATGACAAAGATACCTGTAAATAAAGATGAGATTTTTTACCGACTCGCATTGAGTGAAGTTGAAAATGTAGGGATAAAAACCGCAAAGAAACTCATTGGCCATTTTGGTTCGGCCCAAGAGATTTTTCGGCTTAGTGGCAGAGAACTCATGCAGGTTCAAGGAATGGCTCAACACAGAGCTATTTCCATTGCGGGTTTTTCAAATTGGGCTAAGGTAGAGAGAGAGTTTGATTATGCCGAGTCGAATGGAATCAAGGTCATTTCATACACTGACGATCAATACCCCAACAGACTGAAGCACTGTGAAGATGGGCCACTCGTGATCTTTGTAAAAGGTGATGCGAATCTTTCTGCGAGTAGAATGTTGAGCATTGTAGGTACGCGCAAACTTACCGAGTATGGAAAGTCTATGACGCGCAGACTGGTGGAAAGCCTGGTGCCTTATGGTATTACGGTAGTGAGTGGTTTGGCTTATGGGGTGGATGGTGAAGCGCACAAAGCCTGCGTGGATTTTGGTGTAACGACCATTGCTGTTCTTGGGCATGGGTTGAATAAAATTTACCCTTCGGCACATACTCGATTGGCCAATGAAATGGTTGAAAAAGGAGGAGCTTTAATTTCTGAATTCTCTATTGAATCCAAACCTGATCGTGAGAATTTTCCGCAGCGAAATAGAATTGTAGCGGGAATGTGTGATGCCACTTTGGTCATAGAATCGGCTGCCAAAGGGGGATCTATTATCACTGCTGAATTGGCCAATGATTATCATCGCGATGTTTTCGCTATTCCCGGAAGGGTAGGTGATCCTAGGTCTGAAGGATGCAACAAACTGATTAAAGGTCATAGAGCGGCCCTTTTTGAATCAGTCAAAGACTTGGAGTACGTCATGGGTTGGAGTTTACCTGAAAAGGCAAAGCCTGTGCAGAAGAAGATTTTCGTCGATTTAAGTCCTGATGAAGAAGCGGTATTAAATCTATTGAGAGATAAGGGAAGAACTCAGATAGATGAATTGAGTCTATCTCTTAAATCACCCGTTAGTATGGCCATGGTTCACTTGCTCAATTTAGAGCTCAATGGATTGGTGAGGAGTTTACCCGGAAAGTTTTACGAAGCCTGTTGA
- a CDS encoding SPOR domain-containing protein: MNTELDKYISELLFDYDCVIVPQLGGFVTNYKPAYFDKGIAHPPSKELRFNKNLTKNDGLLSQSISNSEGISIQDADAILHETVEKYLSTLKESGRIELNKVGILFIDENKQLRFKPDTTINYLRQSFGFESFAMPAEVVAQIPVVEEKEVEKEIETPVIPIAEPSSYNRGIYWVAAATLLPFIGLSIYLGMTTDFKSPTLITPAELIPLSNSASPKYAAREITMSKEEPADETNYPENTLVFPFDFESNKVDSLGVWINMSDIAEDTVLEKPFTTEGLYHIIGGCFGEKQNADKFVGRLQARGYNANILDLHQGLYRVKIESFSDYDQALTELKSTRDNGTFPNAWLLKKKTS, from the coding sequence ATGAACACCGAACTGGACAAATACATTTCTGAGTTGCTCTTCGATTACGATTGTGTGATCGTTCCACAGCTTGGAGGCTTTGTAACCAACTACAAGCCTGCGTACTTCGATAAAGGTATTGCTCATCCTCCTTCGAAAGAATTGAGGTTCAATAAGAATCTTACAAAAAACGACGGTCTTTTGAGTCAGTCAATTTCAAATTCAGAAGGAATTTCTATTCAAGATGCGGATGCCATACTACATGAAACGGTAGAAAAATACCTGAGCACTTTAAAAGAAAGTGGGCGGATTGAATTGAATAAAGTGGGCATTCTATTTATTGATGAAAATAAACAGCTCAGGTTCAAACCGGATACTACTATAAACTATTTGCGTCAATCTTTTGGATTCGAGTCATTCGCAATGCCGGCTGAGGTTGTTGCTCAAATTCCTGTAGTAGAAGAAAAAGAAGTCGAGAAAGAAATTGAAACCCCTGTCATTCCAATTGCCGAGCCATCTTCTTACAACAGAGGGATCTATTGGGTCGCAGCAGCTACTTTACTTCCTTTTATAGGATTGAGCATTTATTTGGGAATGACCACAGATTTTAAAAGTCCAACCCTAATTACCCCCGCCGAACTCATCCCTTTGAGTAATTCGGCAAGCCCCAAATACGCAGCTCGCGAAATCACAATGAGCAAAGAGGAGCCGGCGGATGAAACAAATTACCCTGAAAACACCTTGGTTTTCCCATTCGACTTTGAGTCAAATAAAGTAGACTCCTTAGGCGTTTGGATTAATATGAGCGATATTGCTGAGGATACTGTTCTTGAGAAACCCTTCACAACCGAAGGTCTTTATCACATCATTGGCGGTTGTTTCGGGGAAAAGCAAAACGCAGATAAATTTGTGGGTAGACTTCAAGCACGCGGATACAATGCAAACATTTTGGATCTACACCAAGGGCTTTATAGAGTTAAGATAGAAAGCTTCAGCGATTACGATCAAGCTTTGACTGAACTCAAATCCACTCGTGATAATGGGACCTTTCCCAATGCGTGGCTATTAAAGAAAAAAACATCTTAA
- a CDS encoding asparaginase, producing MPKTYSKYVTSKRNILLIYTGGTIGMVQDYETNRLIPFDFDSIEKQIPEIRKLSATINTFSFEEPLDSSNMGLEHWQRLAQIIFDNYDQYDGFVILHGSDTMAYTASALSFMFVNLSKPVILTGSQLPIGMVRTDGKENLITAIEIACDYQDGVPMVPEVAIYFEYHLYRGNRTFKYNTEHFEAFESPNYPFLAEAGVTIKYNDRFINSPSPLPFRIEPDLDNRVAVLTLFPGVSQHIVEAALNIKDNLALVVRTYGSGNAMTYPWFLEALQKASDRGLILINATHCRGGGVRQGKYETSGELERIGLISAGDMQLEAVVAKSMYLLGQGLSNAEFRLYFEQDLRGERTAYKLISTD from the coding sequence ATGCCAAAGACCTATTCGAAATACGTGACTTCTAAGAGAAATATTTTGCTCATTTATACCGGTGGCACTATCGGTATGGTTCAAGATTACGAGACCAATCGCTTGATCCCTTTTGATTTTGATAGTATTGAGAAACAAATTCCCGAAATAAGAAAGCTTTCTGCCACTATCAACACATTTTCGTTTGAAGAGCCGCTCGACAGCAGCAACATGGGCTTAGAGCACTGGCAAAGGCTCGCTCAGATAATTTTTGACAATTACGATCAATACGATGGATTCGTGATTTTGCACGGAAGTGATACCATGGCTTATACGGCTTCAGCCTTGAGTTTCATGTTTGTCAATTTATCCAAACCTGTAATCCTGACGGGATCCCAATTGCCAATCGGTATGGTCCGAACAGATGGCAAGGAAAACCTTATAACCGCTATTGAGATTGCTTGCGACTACCAAGATGGTGTACCGATGGTGCCTGAAGTCGCCATCTATTTTGAATACCACCTTTATCGCGGAAACCGTACCTTCAAATACAATACAGAGCACTTTGAGGCTTTTGAATCACCGAACTATCCCTTTTTAGCCGAAGCCGGTGTGACGATAAAATACAATGATCGTTTTATTAACAGCCCATCACCACTTCCGTTTAGAATAGAGCCTGACCTCGACAATCGTGTGGCAGTTTTGACACTTTTCCCGGGAGTTTCACAACATATAGTAGAAGCTGCACTCAATATAAAAGACAATCTCGCTTTGGTTGTAAGAACTTACGGAAGCGGAAATGCGATGACCTATCCTTGGTTTTTGGAGGCTCTCCAAAAAGCTTCAGATCGTGGGTTAATCCTAATTAACGCAACCCACTGTCGTGGCGGCGGGGTGAGGCAAGGTAAATATGAAACGAGCGGAGAACTAGAGCGAATAGGACTGATAAGCGCCGGTGACATGCAGCTGGAAGCAGTAGTTGCAAAGAGTATGTACCTTTTGGGACAGGGTCTTTCCAATGCTGAATTCCGTCTCTACTTCGAGCAAGATTTAAGAGGAGAGCGAACCGCTTACAAACTCATCTCGACCGATTAA
- a CDS encoding GNAT family N-acetyltransferase, translating into MVDLKFQRATVQDLPLLYQLAEEIWLPAFAPLFDEAQLRALFSGMYNDELLTAWLSREGNELYFIYDGDKAVGYTAVEKHSGFLKLDKIYIHPSIQGKGYGAEVMKKIEEIAFDADLNHIELRVNRENDSAISFYQNRDFNITESIDFPGPEGFLYEDFLMKKIIR; encoded by the coding sequence GTGGTAGACCTCAAATTCCAAAGAGCTACCGTGCAAGATTTACCTCTCCTTTATCAGTTGGCAGAGGAAATCTGGCTTCCCGCCTTTGCACCACTTTTCGATGAGGCCCAATTGCGAGCATTGTTCTCGGGAATGTACAACGATGAACTTCTAACAGCTTGGCTTTCCCGAGAAGGAAACGAGCTCTACTTCATCTACGATGGCGACAAGGCCGTTGGGTATACAGCCGTAGAAAAGCATTCCGGTTTTCTTAAACTTGACAAGATTTACATTCACCCATCCATACAAGGAAAGGGATATGGCGCAGAAGTAATGAAGAAAATCGAAGAAATCGCGTTTGATGCCGATCTTAATCATATTGAACTTCGCGTCAATCGCGAAAATGATTCGGCCATTTCATTCTATCAAAACCGGGATTTCAACATCACCGAATCAATTGACTTTCCGGGGCCTGAAGGTTTTCTCTACGAAGATTTCCTAATGAAAAAAATCATCCGATAG
- a CDS encoding S4 domain-containing protein, whose protein sequence is MEDLRIDKFIWAVRLFKTRSISASEIKAGNVLINEEGIKASQSVKVGDVIKVKRNPIWRSYKVKELLKRRVGAKLVDQFIKEVTPAEEIEKLEMMKMMPGFDRRKGEGRPTKRERRDIDKYKW, encoded by the coding sequence ATGGAAGATTTGAGAATCGATAAATTTATCTGGGCTGTTCGGCTTTTTAAAACCCGCTCGATAAGCGCTTCTGAAATCAAGGCAGGCAATGTTTTGATCAATGAAGAAGGGATTAAAGCTTCTCAGTCCGTTAAAGTTGGCGACGTCATTAAAGTCAAACGCAATCCTATATGGCGGAGCTATAAAGTGAAGGAACTCTTGAAAAGAAGAGTCGGTGCCAAACTAGTAGATCAATTCATTAAAGAGGTCACCCCGGCGGAGGAGATCGAGAAGTTGGAGATGATGAAAATGATGCCGGGCTTCGACCGTCGCAAAGGAGAAGGGAGGCCGACCAAACGCGAGCGCCGGGACATAGATAAATACAAGTGGTAG
- a CDS encoding acyl-CoA thioesterase codes for MREQKFARETFATTSKIILPNDTNTLGNLMGGQLLNWMDINAAISAQRHCRRVVVTAAVNNVSFNKAIKLGDILTIESKVSRSFGSSMEVFLDVSVEDHRTGKRTKCNEAIYTFVAVDQVGQPIHVPELVPETDLEKERFNGALRRRQLGLILAKKMDPKDATELKALFEN; via the coding sequence ATGAGAGAGCAGAAATTTGCGCGCGAAACATTTGCCACCACCTCGAAGATCATTTTACCAAATGACACCAATACATTGGGGAATCTAATGGGAGGACAACTCCTCAATTGGATGGACATCAATGCAGCCATTTCGGCTCAGCGCCATTGCAGAAGAGTAGTGGTAACCGCAGCAGTAAACAACGTCTCGTTCAACAAGGCCATCAAACTCGGAGATATTCTCACCATCGAATCGAAAGTTTCTCGCTCATTTGGTTCTTCCATGGAAGTTTTTCTCGATGTATCAGTAGAAGATCATCGCACGGGAAAGCGCACCAAATGCAATGAAGCCATATACACATTTGTAGCAGTAGATCAAGTAGGCCAGCCCATCCATGTGCCTGAACTCGTCCCTGAAACTGATCTGGAAAAAGAGCGCTTTAATGGTGCCTTACGAAGAAGGCAGCTGGGATTGATTTTGGCGAAGAAAATGGACCCGAAGGACGCTACGGAGTTAAAGGCGCTATTTGAGAATTAG
- the kdsB gene encoding 3-deoxy-manno-octulosonate cytidylyltransferase — translation MNTVGIIPARYGSTRFPGKPLALISGKPMIQRVYEQCLKSDLNFVVVATDNDEIFDAVNSFGGNAVMTSSEHPSGTDRCREALKSLEQSFDLAINIQGDEPFINPEQINQVISILENTDAEIATLVSPALNFEEIENSNRVKAVTAGDGKALYFSRHGIPFPRNKKDLKPEDYLIHLGIYGFTVSALEKTERFKMSPLEKIEGLEQLRWLQNGVSIYTAITNERADSVDTREDLRAIEKKYLL, via the coding sequence ATGAATACAGTCGGCATTATTCCAGCACGATATGGTTCAACCCGATTTCCGGGAAAGCCTTTGGCTCTCATCAGCGGTAAGCCAATGATTCAAAGGGTTTACGAACAATGCCTCAAGTCAGACTTAAACTTTGTAGTGGTAGCAACCGATAACGATGAGATTTTCGATGCGGTCAATTCCTTCGGAGGAAATGCCGTGATGACATCTTCGGAACATCCCAGCGGCACGGATCGCTGCCGAGAAGCCTTAAAAAGTCTTGAGCAGTCTTTTGATTTGGCCATAAATATTCAAGGAGATGAGCCTTTCATTAATCCCGAACAAATCAATCAAGTCATTTCTATTCTTGAAAATACCGATGCAGAAATTGCCACTTTGGTGAGTCCGGCATTGAATTTTGAAGAAATTGAAAACTCCAATCGAGTGAAGGCTGTAACCGCCGGAGACGGCAAAGCGCTGTACTTTTCAAGACACGGTATTCCTTTTCCAAGGAATAAAAAAGACCTAAAACCCGAAGACTACTTAATTCATTTAGGCATTTATGGATTCACGGTAAGTGCTTTAGAAAAAACCGAACGTTTCAAAATGAGCCCTCTCGAAAAAATCGAGGGGCTTGAACAATTGCGATGGTTGCAAAACGGAGTGTCCATTTATACCGCCATAACCAATGAAAGAGCAGATTCGGTAGATACTCGTGAAGATCTTCGAGCGATAGAAAAGAAGTATTTACTTTGA
- the nadD gene encoding nicotinate (nicotinamide) nucleotide adenylyltransferase, translated as MKKVGLYFGTFNPVHVGHLIIANHMADHTDLDEVWLVVTPQNPLKQKNTLLADYHRLALTRIAVEDNPKLRVSDVEFNLSKPSFTAATLAYLTDEHRETEFALIMGEDNLRTFHKWKNHEVILQNHHIFVYPRVLTIQEKADLKPHRTMSKIGDHPNIHQVDAPVMKLSASFVRDAIKRGHDVKYLLTEPVYNYLKEMHFYE; from the coding sequence ATGAAAAAAGTCGGACTCTACTTCGGCACCTTCAACCCCGTACATGTGGGCCATCTGATCATTGCCAACCACATGGCTGATCACACCGATCTGGATGAGGTTTGGCTAGTGGTCACACCTCAAAACCCCTTAAAGCAGAAAAACACACTTTTGGCCGATTACCATCGACTGGCCCTGACTCGAATAGCTGTGGAAGATAATCCCAAGCTACGTGTGAGCGATGTGGAGTTCAATCTTTCTAAACCATCATTCACTGCAGCCACACTGGCTTATCTGACTGATGAACACCGCGAAACGGAATTTGCGTTAATCATGGGAGAAGACAATCTTCGGACTTTTCACAAGTGGAAAAACCACGAAGTAATTCTCCAAAATCATCACATCTTCGTCTACCCGCGAGTCTTGACTATACAAGAGAAGGCCGATTTAAAACCCCATCGGACCATGTCAAAAATCGGAGATCATCCAAATATTCATCAAGTTGATGCTCCGGTCATGAAATTGTCTGCCAGTTTTGTCCGTGATGCCATAAAAAGAGGTCACGATGTCAAATACCTATTGACCGAGCCCGTCTATAACTACTTGAAGGAGATGCACTTCTATGAGTAG
- a CDS encoding TatD family hydrolase: MIDTHSHMYLDQFDEDRAACMERAFKENVLLTLLPNIDVDSIEPMKRIMDEFPTQFMGMMGLHPCSVKVDFREQLTVIKEELDTGKYLAVGEIGIDLYWDKSTLGIQVEAFKEQVEWAKEADLPIVIHARDSFDEIFEVLDEVHDERLKGVFHCFTGTAEQGEKALSYTGFYLGIGGVATFKNSGLDMVLSEIGLDRLMLETDAPYLTPHPHRGKRNETAYTRLVADKLAVIFEKSVEEIAQVTTNNAKDLFEIRDF; the protein is encoded by the coding sequence ATCATAGATACCCATTCGCACATGTACCTCGACCAATTCGATGAGGATCGCGCAGCCTGCATGGAAAGAGCTTTCAAAGAAAATGTGCTTCTCACTCTTTTGCCAAATATAGATGTGGACAGCATTGAACCTATGAAACGCATTATGGATGAGTTTCCCACTCAATTCATGGGGATGATGGGGCTTCATCCTTGCTCGGTCAAAGTCGATTTTCGCGAACAACTCACGGTCATTAAAGAGGAGCTGGATACGGGAAAATACCTTGCAGTGGGAGAAATCGGGATTGACCTGTATTGGGATAAATCGACTTTAGGCATTCAAGTAGAAGCATTCAAAGAGCAGGTAGAATGGGCAAAAGAGGCCGATCTACCAATCGTGATTCATGCCAGAGATTCTTTCGACGAGATTTTTGAAGTCTTGGACGAAGTTCACGATGAACGACTAAAGGGCGTATTTCACTGTTTTACGGGTACAGCTGAGCAAGGTGAAAAAGCCTTAAGCTACACTGGCTTCTACCTGGGAATTGGTGGAGTTGCCACCTTTAAAAACAGCGGATTGGACATGGTACTTTCTGAAATTGGCTTGGATAGACTCATGCTCGAAACCGATGCCCCCTACCTCACACCCCACCCTCACAGAGGAAAAAGAAACGAAACGGCTTACACCAGATTGGTAGCCGATAAACTCGCCGTTATTTTTGAAAAATCGGTTGAGGAAATAGCACAAGTGACTACTAACAATGCCAAAGACCTATTCGAAATACGTGACTTCTAA